GTGGTGAAGGTACACGAAAAATATATAAGGCGTTGCATCGAACTGGCCCGGCATGGACTCGGAACGACCAATCCGAATCCGCTGGTCGGCGCCGTAATCGTGCACAACGACCGCATCATTGGAGAAGGATGGCACCGAAAGGCCGGCGAACCCCATGCCGAGGTGCTGGCGGTTCGATCCGTGACGGATGCGTCATTATTAAAAGAAGCGACACTCTATGTAAGCCTTGAGCCGTGTAGCCATTTTGGCCGTACACCGCCCTGTTGCGACCTCATCCTGGAACACGACATCCCGAACATCGTGATAGGCACCACCGACACCTTTTCAAAGGTAGCAGGTGAAGGAATACGGCGATTGCGCGAAGCCGGGCGGCATGTAACCGTTGGCGTACTCGAAGCCGAATGCCGCGACCTCAACCGACGGTTTTTCACCTTCCATGAGCAAAAACGACCGTATATCATCCTAAAGTGGGCGCAATCAGCCGACGGTTTCCTGGCGCCTTTACACCGCAACGAGCGACGTCCGGTCTGGATCACACAGGAAACGACGCGGCAACTTGTGCACAAATGGCGGACGGAAGAACAAGCTATACTTGTGGGCACCCAAACCGCCATTGACGATAATCCCAAACTCGACGCGCGACGGTGGTCGGGGACCTCTCCCCTTCGTTTCGTACTCGATCGAAAAGGACGTTTGCCGGTAGCAAGCGCCTTGCTGCAGGACGGACAACCTACCATCGTATTAACCGAAAAGAAACGAGACTCGAACGGGGCCGTTCAATATGAAGCCGTTCCCTTCGATGATCCGGTGCGGGAATTCTTGGAAGTGGCCTATAAACGTGACGTCCAATCACTGGTGGTAGAAGGCGGCCGAACGACGCTGCAGTCATTTCTTGACGCTGGACTTTGGGACGAAGCGCGCGTCATCACCGGCCGTATATCGTTTGGGGAAGGACTTCCCGCTCCGATTCTCCCTTTCGCACCCTACGAACAATTCGAGATCCAACACGACATTATACGCCTGTACCGACGATGACCGACACGATTATTTTTGATTTTGGGGATATCTTCATCAACCTCCGCCACGATCTCGTGGCCGCCCGCTTCGCTGCCTTGGGGCTCCACGCCTGGAACCCTGAGATGCAGGCAGCCAACCGCCAATTTGAGGTCGGAAGAATCAGTGAAGACGACTACCTCGGTACCCTCACGCGTTTTGCGACATCGGGCACCGCTCCTTCCGATGTGCGGGATGCCTGGAACACGATCTTGGGTGATTTTCCGCGCTACCGACTAGAATTCCTTCAGTCCCTTTCCAAACAGTACCGGCTGTTTCTCTTAAGCAACACCGATGCCATCCATATCCGGCACTTCGAAGAGCGGGAAGGCGCGACCTTTATCAAGGATTTTTACGGTTGTTTCGAAAAAACCTATTTCTCATTTGAGATGGGAATGCGGAAACCCGACGAGGCTATTTTCAGTTATATACTTGATCGACACCAACTCATACCCGAACGCACCCTTTTTGTCGACGACCGCAGCGACAATACCGATGCAGCGGCGCGACTCGGACTCCGAACATGGAACCTGCAAGTGGGACGGGAAGATGTAGTGGAACTACGCGAACGACTGTTGCTGTAACAATGGAAGACACCTATCGAACGCTCGCCGCACCGTCGGACGAAGTGCTGTTGAAAGAAAAAAGCAGCAAGTTCTTTGGCTATGCCTTTCCGGTGGAATCGGAAGAAGAAATCCGAAGCGCACTCGACAACATCCGCAAACAACACCCTACCGCGCGGCATTGGTGCTACGCCTGGCAACTGGGCACCACTGACATCCGCTACCGCGCCAATGACGACGGCGAACCCTCGCACACGGCCGGAACACCCATCTACGGACAGATCCAATCATTCGGCGTCACGAATGTGCTGGTGATCGTAGCGCGTTACTTCGGCGGGATCAAACTCGGAGCCGGCGGCTTGATCGTCGCTTATCGCGAAACCGCCCGAATGGCGTTGGAAGCATCCGACATCATCGAAAAAACCATTGAGAGCCGGATGGAGATCCGCGTTTCCTATAAAGACCTAAATCGCGTAATGCGCGCCGTAAGGGAGAACCGGCTGACGATTTGCGAACAGGATATGACAGAAGATTGTCGATTGGTCGTGGCGTGTCGAAAACGAGACGAAAATGCCGTTTTCGAAATCTTCAATTCCATGTTCGGAATTGACGTAAAAATCCAAAACTAGCGGTAAAAAAAA
This genomic interval from Flavobacterium sp. HJ-32-4 contains the following:
- the ribD gene encoding bifunctional diaminohydroxyphosphoribosylaminopyrimidine deaminase/5-amino-6-(5-phosphoribosylamino)uracil reductase RibD encodes the protein MKVHEKYIRRCIELARHGLGTTNPNPLVGAVIVHNDRIIGEGWHRKAGEPHAEVLAVRSVTDASLLKEATLYVSLEPCSHFGRTPPCCDLILEHDIPNIVIGTTDTFSKVAGEGIRRLREAGRHVTVGVLEAECRDLNRRFFTFHEQKRPYIILKWAQSADGFLAPLHRNERRPVWITQETTRQLVHKWRTEEQAILVGTQTAIDDNPKLDARRWSGTSPLRFVLDRKGRLPVASALLQDGQPTIVLTEKKRDSNGAVQYEAVPFDDPVREFLEVAYKRDVQSLVVEGGRTTLQSFLDAGLWDEARVITGRISFGEGLPAPILPFAPYEQFEIQHDIIRLYRR
- a CDS encoding HAD family phosphatase encodes the protein MTDTIIFDFGDIFINLRHDLVAARFAALGLHAWNPEMQAANRQFEVGRISEDDYLGTLTRFATSGTAPSDVRDAWNTILGDFPRYRLEFLQSLSKQYRLFLLSNTDAIHIRHFEEREGATFIKDFYGCFEKTYFSFEMGMRKPDEAIFSYILDRHQLIPERTLFVDDRSDNTDAAARLGLRTWNLQVGREDVVELRERLLL
- a CDS encoding YigZ family protein, with the protein product MEDTYRTLAAPSDEVLLKEKSSKFFGYAFPVESEEEIRSALDNIRKQHPTARHWCYAWQLGTTDIRYRANDDGEPSHTAGTPIYGQIQSFGVTNVLVIVARYFGGIKLGAGGLIVAYRETARMALEASDIIEKTIESRMEIRVSYKDLNRVMRAVRENRLTICEQDMTEDCRLVVACRKRDENAVFEIFNSMFGIDVKIQN